The following are from one region of the Halictus rubicundus isolate RS-2024b chromosome 15, iyHalRubi1_principal, whole genome shotgun sequence genome:
- the Cnk gene encoding connector enhancer of ksr isoform X2 has protein sequence MAYVNVAEWKTDQVCEWLKGLENSVLPYVHSFTNHGVSGQQLLSLRPEDLEHLGVLKLGHQEIILEAVEYLRNFHYELDRENLQLLALRLSCQAHSLQNELSRQTDSKPVTTQTLSDVASVITAVKPLVRWLDRSPFSGQLEYNDKKVELMKLALEMATCAQRDRFAEKPIEEIRTICGQLAKLADYIIQDITDPMILQPTSLDLATLKKKPGDDLGFYILPSFHGAHQIAEIKFGSAAHQCGKMEEGDEIVQVNYQTVVGWERKNLLELFRESPAEVLLTLKRRPRHTKVYGQIYIKPYRLPSNKKTSYTTRWQHNLPSPRPELLTIPDFTMPLPRHMPKNPSPEPASILDTVNILDTMIIDSSDSDSEAEPPLSIRLYSTKPRNSVQRRATITGASPTTKHGIDIEQFWKELKQEHSTSSQLRDKAASCAHGLDNVPSNLRPQSYLSIEQSKRRKRSDVQIDDKKLQFQEKSVKSDVPQIDNAINVLHEGKHECKSVQNCEETLTTNNTNISSQTSPKSANVTNNNSFGDTSVPLDECNNFIRDRHNSNHKNVLDSKEFSSCTVKERGRLDKSYSTPAYDLMDTDNAEDRKQKLFYTLESSINNISNVSTNKTDIELKSTSLDNQQKLKDICDQRQSCHVIIDNNVTSQEQNTKEQFVETSQSSNLPKIFVHKVIEESHGNSIENDQSNNECIISDVNKYVKRNTMNNSNVGMENTLQPSNIKSFRSNSTSKHEDNEDKLESTNNRAQNNIENNSNLSSFGRILQTFNCAPVEHSKLIEKKSSNVSIKEKVLVQENARTNCDCSFVEDNIHNITQNIPHIQISQKMQNDKKLKDPVNQGNIVQPCKYVEQTKVESTKKLEPKSHLIPPDPPPRKYYTKLTTSHFDNTSKTIEDQEKLYAPHRSNVRKELKKQEYYAENHVKINVDLQEKQDYLDANNSFTERSIEYTDDVNNLNNERRSSINMDSSFIEYNDKQIKEDKSICDKYEPYASSMIEDHNAESYSQNMDLLDGSCSSKQLQFLEHKSKTTEKEKHFEKGVVNKAMMVARSIGLHGSLSKSSSNSPRSSRKRSILFARRRNISVKDIGPGDLEGWLTYRTRGAGGAWAKAWFILKCSSLYRFKTQTSVKADCLIALTGFTVSRALEVKSRKYAFKVYHTGTVFYFAADTEDSLTLWLEAINKATLGADSHSRNSALFSETDESDGEQKPKAKNIQVPEYKPCLEKPFGSLKKVVRKDSTGYKDHEMSGASLDRKYLKFLGTRNHNVPVPTAQFRSYRRVLPTSTPNKKPESIPNSSDLQMTIAGSTFYGLCASQSTTDMSSSTQDMGDYRRTTDSRNRRPDELQGFITLEEFMLSQQDDRRPVSRNRSVSPHITPLTSDHVHVQHRNLHDSGTVTDQSRTITDTAVNNDVIHARSKANGDVNNAAAYGYTRNMDTLHTRQLSGDFELERYENRGESSKYPIQKKSNESNYMHKRNAIDGLNSQQAKICESAHLRTVTNDSKQSASFYHSKSDIIEPYERQGSIACEYSSNNSCPQSSNHHEISRSYDYYSTRNVGNFVDDMKSVPKRLTRNDGCSGSSSDLTYHATYETLNRAKKEATVSRKGSFNLTSRRDHSSSDKHWLDSLRRNDKKDNDSDKTRLKNVAQYQPPPMPTSPFEQEGMTAAFEMHLDKREQVQKPSRLRNLFGNKSQQKPCTLDLPKETQKTLLGSPRLHRALFREKGYNQSRLPSRSNSQSPGDSGISQSVSSFSGNSAQTLSQSFTSVSSVSDWSPDTPSPCSPNLTSKNGTNYSACQKGFTSTSRHSLNPPTLPYIPPPTSPPPDYPGLEYPPVFEPGTYSLLDASLLRNRNKRNRDTH, from the exons ATGGCGTATGTTAATGTTGCTGAATGGAAAACCGATCAAGTGTGTGAATGGTTAAAAG gcttAGAGAATTCTGTGCTCCCTTATGTACACAGTTTTACAAATCATGGTGTCAGTGGACAACAATTATTAAGTCTAAGACCGGAAGATTTAGAACACCTTGGAGTGCTCAAACTTGGACACCAGGAAATTATTCTCGAAGCTGTGgaatatttaagaaattttcATTATGAGCTCGATCGTGAGAATCTGCAGCTTTTGGCACTCCGACTATCTTGTCAAGCGCATAGTTTACAAAATGAATTGTCTCGTCAAACAGATTCTAAACCTGTTACTACACAAACATTATCTGACGTAGCATCTGTTATAACAGCTGTAAAACCTTTAGTAAGATGGCTTGATCGTTCGCCGTTTTCTGGACAACTAGAGTATAATGACAAAAAAGTTGAATTGATGAAACTGGCTTTAGAAATGGCCACATGTGCTCAAAGAGATAGATTCGCAGAAAAGCCAATAGAAGAAATCAGAACAATTTGTGGGCAATTGGCAAAATTAGCAGAttatataatacaagatattaCTGATCCTATGATATTACAACCAACTAGTTTAGATTTAGctacattaaaaaagaaaccggGAGACGATCTG GGATTTTacattttgccatctttccatGGAGCTCATCAAATTGCAGAAATTAAATTTGGATCGGCTGCCCATCAGTGTGGCAAAATGGAAGAAGGAGATGAAATAGTTCAA gtAAATTATCAGACTGTTGTTGGTTGGGAACGAAAGAACCTTTTAGAATTATTTCGTGAAAGTCCTGCTGAAGTATTGCTAACTTTAAAACGTAGACCAAGGCATACGAAAGTATATGGTCAAATTTATATAAAACCATATCGACTTCCAAGCAATAAAAAAACTTCATACACAACAAGATGGCAACATAATCTACCATCTCCGAGGCCAGAATTATTAACTATACCAGATTTTACAATGCCATTACCAAG GCACATGCCAAAGAATCCCAGTCCAGAGCCAGCAAGTATTTTAGATACAGTGAATATATTAGATACAATGATCATAGATAGTAGTGACTCTGATAGTGAGGCAGAACCGCCCCTGTCAATTCGATTATATTCAACAAAACCAAGAAATTCAGTTCAAAGACGAGCTACTATAACTGGTGCTAGTCCCACTACTAAACACGGAATTGATATTGAACAGTTTTGGAAAGAATTGAAACAGGAACATAGTACAAGTTCTCAGTTACGAGATAAAGCAGCATCTTGTGCTCATGGCTTAGATAATGTCCCTTCAAATTTACGGCCACAGTCGTATTTGAGCATCGAACAGAGTAAAAGAAGGAAGAGGTCTGATGTACAAATCGATGATAAAAAACTACAGTTTCAAGAGAAATCTGTAAAATCCGATGTTCCTCAGATAGATAATGCGATTAATGTTCTACACGAAGGAAAGCACGAATGTAAAAGTGTTCAAAATTGTGAGGAAACGTTAACTACTAATAATACTAATATTTCCAGCCAAACCTCTCCAAAATCTGCTAATGTTaccaataataatagttttgGTGATACAAGTGTGCCTTTAGATGAGTGCAACAATTTTATTAGAGATAGACATAATAGTAATCATAAGAACGTGCTAGATAGTAAAGAGTTTAGTTCATGTACTGTTAAAGAAAGAGGGAGATTGGATAAGAGTTATAGTACACCAGCATATGATTTAATGGATACTGATAACGCTGAAGACAGAaagcaaaaattattttatacattagaATCatctataaataatataagcaATGTATCTACGAATAAGACTGATATTGAATTGAAATCTACAAGTTTAGATAATCAGCAAAAGTTAAAAGATATTTGCGATCAACGACAAAGTTGTCATGTGATCATTGATAATAATGTTACGAGTCAAGAACAAAATACTAAGGAACAATTTGTTGAAACGTCTCAATCATCCAACTTGCCCAAAATATTTGTACATAAAGTAATTGAGGAAAGTCATGGAAACAGTATAGAAAATGACCAAAGCAATAATGAATGTATTATTTCCGATGTAAATAAATATGTCAAGAGAAATACAATGAATAATTCAAACGTTGGAATGGAGAATACGTTGCAACCATCTAACATTAAAAGCTTTCGAAGTAATTCAACTTCGAAACATGAGGATAACGAAGATAAATTAGAATCAACAAATAATCGTGCGCAAAATAATATTGAGAACAATTCGAACTTAAGTAGTTTTGGCAGAATTCTGCAAACGTTCAATTGTGCTCCAGTAGAACATTCAAAGTTGATAGAAAAGAAGTCTTCTAATGTATCGATAAAAGAAAAAGTACTAGTTCAAGAAAATGCGAGGACAAACTGTGATTGCAGTTTCGTCGAAgataatatacataatattactcagAACATTCCCCACATACAAATCAGTCAAAAAATGCAGAATGATAAAAAACTTAAAGACCCAGTTAATCAAGGGAATATAGTACAACCATGCAAATATGTAGAGCAAACAAAGGTTGAATCGACTAAAAAACTAGAACCTAAATCTCATTTAATACCTCCGGATCCTCCTCCACGTAAATATTATACAAAACTAACGACTTCGCATTTTGATAATACTTCGAAGACCATTGAAGATCAAGAAAAACTTTATGCACCTCACAGATCTAATGTTAGAAAAGAGTTGAAGAAACAGGAATATTATGCAGAAAATCATGTTAAAATCAACGTAGACCTTCAAGAAAAGCAAGATTATTTAGATGCTAATAATAGCTTTACTGAAAGATCAATTGAATATACTGATGacgtaaataatttaaataatgaacGTAGATCTAGTATAAATATGGATTCTTCGTTCATAGAATACAATGATAAACAAATAAAGGAAGACAAGTCTATCTGTGATAAGTATGAACCTTATGCCAGTTCAATGATCGAAGATCACAATGCTGAATCTTATTCTCAAAATATGGATTTATTAGATGGTTCATGCTCTTCAAAGCAATTACAATTCTTAGAACATAAATCTAAAactactgaaaaagaaaaacattttgaaaaagGTGTAGTTAATAAAGCCATGATGGTAGCCAGAAGTATTGGTCTACATGGAAGTTTAAGCAAATCTTCTAGTAATAGTCCCAGAAGTAGTAGAAAACGAAGTATATTATTTGCAA GGAGAAGAAATATTTCCGTTAAAGATATAGGTCCAGGTGATTTGGAAGGATGGTTAACGTACCGTACAAGAGGGGCTGGCGGTGCTTGGGCTAAAGCTTggtttattttaaaatgttcctCTTTATACAG ATTTAAAACTCAAACCAGCGTGAAAGCAGATTGTCTGATAGCTCTGACAGGATTTACCGTGTCTCGAGCACTCGAAGTGAAATCTAGAAAATATGCATTCAAAGTTTATCATACAGGAACAGTATTTTATTTCGCCGCAGACACTGAAGATTCTCTTACTCTGTGGTTGGAAGCAATCAACAAAGCAACTTTAGGTGCTGATAGTCATAGCAGAAACAGTGCGCTTTTCAGCGAAACAGACGAAAGCGATGGCGAACAAAAACCTAAAGCTAAAAACATTCAAGTACCAGAATATAAACCATGTTTGGAAAAACCGTTTGGATCATTGAAAAAAGTTGTTCGCAAGGACTCCACTGGATATAAAGATCATGAAATGAGTGGTGCTAGCTTagacagaaaatatttaaaatttcttgGTACACGAAATCATAATGTACCTGTTCCAACAGCACAATTTAGAAGTTATAGAAGAGTACTTCCTACATCTACTCCTAACAA GAAACCAGAGTCTATTCCAAATTCATCGGACTTACAAATGACAATTGCAGGAAGTACATTTTATGGATTATGTGCATCCCAAAGTACTACGGATATGTCGAGTAGTACTCAAGATATGGGTGATTATAGGCGCACAACAGACAG CAGAAACAGAAGACCAGACGAGTTGCAAGGGTTTatcacattagaagaatttatgtTATCGCAACAAGATGATCGAAGACCAGTATCTAGAAATAGATCTGTATCGCCACATATAACACCTTTAACCAGCGATCATGTTCATGTCCAACATAGAAATTTACATGACAGTGGAACAGTTACTGATCAGTCCAGGACTATTACTGATACAGCAGTTAATAATGATGTTATACATGCTCGAAGTAAAGCAAATGGCGATGTCAATAATGCTGCAGCATATGGATATACAAGAAACATGGATACTTTACATACAAGACAATTAAGTGGAGATTTTGAATTGGAAAGATATGAAAATAGAGGAGAATCATCGAAATATCCAATTCAGAAAAAATCAAATGAATCCAATTACATGCACAAAAGAAATGCCATAGATGGATTAAACTCTCAACAAGCAAAAATATGTGAATCAGCTCATTTGAGAACTGTTACGAATGATTCAAAACAATCAGCTTCTTTTTATCATAGTAAATCGGATATTATTGAACCGTACGAAAGGCAAGGAAGTATAGCTTGTGAATACAGTTCTAACAACTCATGTCCACAATCTTCAAATCATCATGAAATCTCTAGATCTTACGATTATTATTCAACAAGAAATGTTGGTAATTTCGTAGATGATATGAAGTCAGTACCAAAACGACTTACTCGAAATGATG GTTGTTCTGGATCTAGCAGTGACCTTACATATCATGCTACTTATGAAACGTTAAACCGTGCAAAGAAAGAAGCAACTGTAAGTCGCAAGGGAAGTTTCAACCTGACAAGTCGTCGTGACCATTCTTCGTCAGATAAACATTGGTTGGATTCTTTACGAAGAAACGATAAGAAGGATAATGATTCTGATAAAACGCGTTTAAAAAATGTAGCGCAGTACCAACCACCACCTATGCCAACGTCCCCATTCGAACAAGAAGGAATGACAGCTGCGTTTGAAATGCATTTGGACAAACGAGAGCAGGTTCAAAAGCCCAGTCGCTTGAGAAATTTATTTGGTAACAAAAGTCAACAAAAACCGTGTACACTTGATCTTCCTAAAGAAACGCAAAAAACATTATTAG GTTCGCCAAGATTACATAGAGCATTGTTTCGAGAAAAAGGTTACAATCAATCACGATTACCCAGCCGATCAAATAGCCAAAGTCCTGGTGATAGTGGAATCAGTCAATCTGTTAGTTCTTTCAGCGGAAATAGCGCACAAACACTCAGTCAAAGTTTTACTTCTGTTAGTTCTGTTAGCGATTGGAGTCCAGACACGCCATCGCCATGTTCTCCAAACTTAACGTCAAAA aatGGTACAAATTATTCTGCATGTCAGAAAGGATTCACCAGCACAAGTAGACATTCATTAAACCCACCAACATTGCCTTATATACCACCACCTACATCTCCCCCGCCTGATTATCCTGGTTTAGAGTATCCACCAGTGTTTGAACCTGGCACTTATTCTCTTTTAGACGCTTCGTTGCTGCGTAATCGTAATAAGAGGAATCGAGACACTCATTAA